One Sagittula stellata E-37 genomic window carries:
- a CDS encoding VWA domain-containing protein, protein MNDDLDDLNELKDLFDRELPKPDPARRADAIALAMKNFDRTQETADVARQTSESQPKGIFRGAIHMLFQMNTRAVLTATTALAAVALVAVIPVVTQMPDRMSGGIAGDRSEVKTDMVAPDPAPQPELFSVDDVQALAPGDGGATATDTGRARVSDSAVTEPPMPPAAALEAREEFDADAPAPRVPSRSAGDMTLRRSTAPTGAAPQSGGGLSGGFGGALTGQVNGRIAPAPVPVPQFEPVPTPAPDTEAFPEAEQNPIKVTAEDPVSTFSIDVDTASWSIIRNSLTRGMLPSKDAVRIEEMVNYFSYDYPAPEGDAPFATHVGISDSPWREGTQIVQIGLQGMLPEARPPMNLVFLIDTSGSMQDANKLPLLKQSFRLMLGQLGEEDMVSIVTYAGSAGRVLEPTKASDRQTILDALDRLEAGGSTAGQAGLQQAYATATEMARDGAVSRVILATDGDFNVGISDPDDMKDYIETQRGTGTYLSVLGFGRGNLDDATMQALAQHGNGMAAYIDTLSEAQKVLVDQLTGALVPIADDVKIQVEWNPAEVAEYRLIGYETRALRRQDFNNDKIDAGEIGAGHQVTALYEITPVGSDARMTDPLRYAPEQVAAEQSGAESAELGFLRLRYKAPGESESRLIETPVRSDAGPLPQADWATAIAGFGQILTGSDLIGDWSMGDAIALATGARGEDPFGYRQEAINLMRLAQSLQR, encoded by the coding sequence ATGAACGACGACCTCGACGATCTGAACGAGCTGAAGGACCTCTTCGACAGGGAGCTGCCGAAGCCCGATCCCGCGCGCCGGGCCGATGCCATCGCGCTGGCGATGAAAAATTTCGACCGGACCCAAGAAACGGCGGACGTGGCGCGTCAGACCTCTGAATCACAGCCCAAGGGCATATTCAGAGGAGCCATTCACATGCTGTTTCAGATGAACACCCGCGCCGTATTGACGGCAACGACCGCGCTGGCCGCAGTGGCGCTTGTCGCGGTCATCCCGGTCGTCACGCAGATGCCGGACCGGATGAGCGGAGGGATCGCCGGGGACCGGTCCGAGGTGAAGACCGACATGGTCGCACCGGACCCCGCGCCGCAGCCGGAGCTCTTCTCCGTTGACGACGTCCAGGCGTTGGCCCCGGGTGACGGGGGCGCGACGGCCACCGACACCGGTCGTGCGAGGGTGTCGGACAGTGCGGTGACAGAGCCGCCGATGCCGCCTGCCGCCGCACTGGAAGCGCGCGAAGAGTTCGACGCCGACGCGCCCGCGCCGCGTGTCCCCAGCCGGTCCGCCGGCGACATGACCCTGCGGCGGTCGACGGCCCCCACCGGCGCGGCGCCTCAGTCTGGCGGAGGGCTCAGCGGTGGGTTCGGTGGCGCTCTGACCGGGCAGGTCAATGGACGTATCGCCCCGGCGCCCGTCCCGGTTCCGCAATTCGAACCGGTGCCGACGCCCGCGCCCGATACCGAGGCTTTCCCGGAAGCTGAGCAGAATCCGATCAAGGTGACGGCGGAGGACCCGGTGTCGACCTTCTCAATCGACGTGGACACGGCGTCCTGGTCGATCATCCGCAACTCGCTGACCCGGGGCATGTTGCCGTCCAAGGACGCGGTGCGGATCGAGGAAATGGTGAACTACTTCTCCTACGACTACCCGGCGCCGGAGGGGGACGCGCCTTTCGCGACCCATGTCGGCATCTCCGACAGCCCGTGGCGCGAGGGCACGCAGATTGTGCAGATCGGTCTGCAGGGGATGCTGCCGGAGGCGCGCCCACCGATGAACCTCGTCTTCCTGATCGACACCTCCGGGTCAATGCAGGACGCCAACAAGCTGCCGCTCCTGAAGCAGAGCTTCCGCCTGATGCTGGGCCAGCTTGGCGAAGAGGACATGGTGTCCATCGTGACCTACGCCGGGTCGGCGGGCCGGGTGCTTGAGCCGACCAAGGCATCTGACCGTCAGACGATCCTCGACGCGCTGGACCGGCTTGAGGCCGGGGGCAGCACGGCCGGGCAGGCGGGGCTGCAACAGGCCTATGCCACCGCCACCGAGATGGCCCGCGACGGCGCGGTCAGCCGGGTGATCCTGGCCACGGACGGCGACTTCAACGTCGGTATCAGCGATCCGGACGACATGAAGGACTATATCGAGACGCAGCGCGGGACGGGCACTTATCTGTCTGTGCTGGGTTTCGGGCGCGGCAACCTCGACGACGCGACGATGCAGGCGCTGGCGCAGCACGGCAACGGCATGGCCGCCTACATCGACACTCTGTCGGAGGCGCAGAAGGTGCTGGTCGACCAGTTGACCGGCGCGCTGGTGCCCATCGCCGACGACGTGAAGATCCAGGTGGAGTGGAACCCCGCAGAAGTGGCAGAGTACCGACTGATCGGCTACGAGACCCGCGCCCTGCGCCGCCAGGACTTCAACAACGACAAGATCGATGCCGGAGAGATCGGCGCCGGGCACCAGGTGACTGCGCTTTACGAGATCACGCCGGTGGGCTCGGACGCGCGGATGACCGACCCGCTGCGTTACGCGCCGGAACAGGTGGCTGCGGAACAGAGCGGCGCTGAGAGTGCCGAACTGGGCTTCCTCCGCCTGCGCTACAAGGCGCCGGGCGAAAGCGAGAGCCGACTGATCGAGACGCCGGTTCGGTCGGATGCCGGGCCCTTGCCTCAGGCCGACTGGGCCACCGCCATCGCGGGCTTCGGCCAGATCCTCACGGGCTCGGACCTGATCGGCGACTGGTCGATGGGCGACGCCATCGCGCTGGCCACGGGTGCGCGCGGCGAGGACCCCTTCGGTTACCGGCAGGAGGCGATCAACCTGATGCGCCTTGCGCAAAGCCTGCAGCGCTGA
- a CDS encoding esterase-like activity of phytase family protein, whose product MTIRSICLTSALALTAGTAFAESHGQMNFNRIAAFATPLNMAEGEDTQRETSAEIIAASEDGMTLVYTDSPLGAVGRVDITDPKAPKPLGNTDVGGEPTSVTVIGNTAFIGVNTSESYTQPSGKLVSMDLATGALTGECDLGGQPDSTAHDDAGTFVVAAIENERDEDAGDGRVPQMPAGWVSKVMIENGAMNCDVVKIDMTGLAEIAGEDPEPEFVDVNGLGEIVVTLQENNHIVVIGADNAVMAHFPAGAVDLTRIDTEDDRASLVFDGEQPGRLREPDGVQWLDDTHFMLANEGDMDGGSRSITVFAKDGTEVFESGSDFETPIIQAGHYPDKRSDAKGVEPEGMEFATFDGTPYAFVLGERSSTVSVYDTTDPANPVFKQLLPSGIAPEGAIAIPGRNLFVTANEADLIEDGGVRAHVMIYEYQDAPAAYPQMTSEGADALIGWGAISGMVAGEDGMIYAVNDSFYAYQPTIFTIDPSQTPARITRALPVTRNGMPAQKLDMEGIALDGEGGFWVASEGRTDRVVPHAIYHVNAEGEIEDEIGLPAELLNNEVRFGFEGITQIGDTLWMAVQREWKDDPKNTVKLVAYDLGTGEWGAVRYQKAAPEKGWVGLSEIVAHGDWVYVVERDNQIGADAVTKKIYRIPAAEMVAAPLGGDLPVVSKEEVVDLIPMLQAQGGYVVDKVEGLAITADGTIWASTDNDGVDDSSGETFFWKAGTANTAAH is encoded by the coding sequence ATGACCATCCGTTCGATCTGCCTGACCAGCGCACTGGCGCTGACGGCCGGCACGGCCTTTGCCGAAAGCCACGGCCAGATGAATTTCAACCGCATTGCCGCCTTTGCCACGCCGCTGAACATGGCCGAGGGTGAGGACACGCAACGCGAGACCTCCGCCGAGATCATCGCCGCCTCCGAAGACGGCATGACGCTGGTCTACACCGACAGCCCGCTGGGCGCCGTCGGCCGCGTCGACATCACCGACCCGAAGGCGCCGAAGCCCCTGGGCAACACCGATGTGGGCGGCGAACCGACATCTGTCACCGTGATCGGCAACACCGCCTTCATCGGCGTGAACACCTCCGAATCCTACACGCAGCCGAGCGGCAAGCTGGTGTCGATGGACCTCGCCACCGGCGCGCTGACCGGCGAATGCGACCTGGGCGGCCAGCCCGATTCCACCGCGCATGACGACGCGGGCACCTTCGTCGTCGCCGCGATCGAGAACGAGCGTGACGAGGACGCGGGCGATGGCCGCGTGCCGCAGATGCCCGCCGGCTGGGTATCGAAGGTGATGATCGAGAACGGCGCGATGAACTGCGATGTCGTGAAGATCGACATGACCGGCCTGGCGGAGATCGCGGGCGAGGACCCGGAGCCGGAATTCGTCGACGTGAACGGTCTGGGCGAGATCGTCGTCACACTGCAGGAAAACAACCACATCGTGGTGATCGGTGCGGACAACGCGGTGATGGCGCACTTCCCCGCCGGTGCCGTGGACCTGACCCGCATCGACACCGAGGATGACCGCGCCTCGCTGGTGTTCGACGGCGAACAGCCGGGCCGCCTGCGCGAGCCCGATGGCGTGCAATGGCTGGACGACACCCACTTCATGCTGGCGAACGAGGGCGACATGGACGGCGGCTCCCGCTCCATCACCGTCTTCGCCAAGGACGGCACCGAGGTGTTCGAGAGCGGCTCCGACTTCGAGACGCCGATCATCCAGGCCGGCCACTACCCCGACAAGCGCTCCGACGCGAAGGGCGTGGAACCGGAGGGCATGGAATTCGCCACCTTCGACGGCACGCCCTATGCCTTCGTGCTGGGCGAGCGGTCCTCCACCGTGTCTGTCTACGACACAACCGACCCGGCGAACCCGGTGTTCAAGCAGCTCCTGCCTTCTGGCATCGCGCCCGAAGGCGCCATCGCCATCCCCGGGCGCAACCTCTTCGTCACCGCCAACGAGGCGGACCTGATCGAGGACGGCGGCGTGCGGGCGCACGTGATGATCTACGAATACCAGGACGCCCCGGCAGCCTATCCGCAGATGACGTCCGAAGGCGCCGACGCGCTGATCGGCTGGGGTGCGATTTCGGGCATGGTGGCAGGCGAGGACGGCATGATCTACGCCGTCAACGACAGCTTCTACGCCTATCAGCCGACGATCTTCACCATCGACCCGTCGCAGACCCCGGCGCGCATTACCCGTGCCCTGCCGGTGACCCGCAACGGCATGCCCGCGCAAAAGCTCGACATGGAAGGCATCGCGCTGGACGGCGAGGGCGGCTTCTGGGTGGCCTCCGAAGGCCGCACCGACCGCGTCGTGCCGCATGCGATCTACCACGTGAATGCCGAGGGCGAGATCGAGGACGAGATCGGCCTGCCCGCAGAGCTGCTCAACAACGAGGTCCGCTTCGGGTTCGAAGGCATCACGCAGATCGGCGACACTCTTTGGATGGCCGTCCAGCGTGAGTGGAAGGACGATCCGAAGAACACCGTGAAGCTGGTCGCCTATGACCTCGGAACCGGGGAATGGGGCGCTGTCCGTTACCAGAAGGCCGCACCGGAAAAGGGCTGGGTCGGCCTGTCTGAGATCGTGGCCCACGGCGACTGGGTCTACGTCGTCGAGCGTGACAACCAGATCGGTGCGGACGCTGTGACCAAGAAGATCTACCGCATCCCCGCAGCCGAGATGGTCGCGGCGCCGCTGGGCGGCGACCTGCCGGTCGTCTCGAAGGAAGAGGTCGTGGACCTGATCCCGATGCTTCAGGCGCAGGGTGGCTACGTGGTCGACAAGGTCGAAGGTCTGGCCATCACCGCAGACGGCACGATCTGGGCCTCCACCGACAACGATGGCGTGGACGACAGCTCGGGCGAGACGTTCTTCTGGAAGGCCGGCACGGCCAACACCGCCGCCCACTAA